One Mesorhizobium sp. L-2-11 genomic region harbors:
- a CDS encoding ABC transporter permease, with product MTLFGYRVPMMASLLVWCVVWEIVGRLDLVFLLPPFSDVLVAAVSLVQTPSWQSATVTTLRAFATGMALSIVVGVPLGILMGRVKIADDLLGMWVNIFSSAPLSAIVPVLMILFGFGEKTIVAAVFLFAIWIIVLDTRAGVRHISPSLIEMARSYGASRPALYSKIILWAALPEILAGIRLGLIRGVKGVVIGQLLVAIVGYGALFETFSRNFRMAEFWALTIILFAFALLIAELIERAEAKVEYYAGARQ from the coding sequence GTGACCTTGTTTGGCTACCGTGTGCCAATGATGGCGTCCCTGCTGGTTTGGTGCGTCGTATGGGAAATCGTCGGCCGGCTCGACCTTGTCTTTCTGCTGCCGCCGTTTAGCGACGTGCTGGTTGCAGCGGTCAGCCTGGTGCAGACGCCGTCCTGGCAGAGCGCGACAGTCACCACCCTTCGCGCCTTCGCCACGGGCATGGCCCTGTCGATCGTAGTCGGCGTGCCGCTGGGCATCCTGATGGGACGCGTCAAGATCGCCGACGACCTGCTCGGCATGTGGGTCAACATCTTTTCAAGCGCACCGCTCTCGGCGATCGTTCCGGTGCTGATGATCCTGTTCGGCTTCGGCGAGAAGACGATTGTTGCGGCGGTATTCCTGTTTGCGATCTGGATCATCGTTCTCGACACCCGCGCCGGGGTCCGCCATATCTCGCCGTCGCTGATCGAGATGGCGCGTTCCTACGGCGCCTCGCGCCCGGCGCTCTATAGCAAGATCATCCTGTGGGCGGCGCTTCCGGAAATCCTTGCCGGCATTCGCCTCGGCCTCATCCGCGGCGTCAAGGGCGTCGTCATCGGCCAGTTGCTCGTCGCCATCGTCGGCTACGGTGCGCTGTTCGAAACCTTCTCGCGGAATTTCCGCATGGCCGAATTCTGGGCCCTGACCATCATCCTTTTTGCCTTCGCCCTGCTGATCGCCGAACTGATCGAACGGGCCGAAGCCAAAGTCGAATACTACGC
- a CDS encoding ABC transporter ATP-binding protein produces the protein MGATALRNGPSPVPAPIDSIVEVRGISKTYGNVEALRGIDLDFPRGKLTSLLGPSGCGKTTLLKIIAGLIRADGGTVAINGKHVTAPGPERAFVFQDFALMPWATVMRNVAFGLELRGTNKAEREAIARRYIAEVGLAGFEDKYPHQLSGGMRQRVGLARALSVDADVLLLDEPFSAVDEQNRRKFQEDLIRLRTNQNKTFIFVTHSIEEAVYISDRIVLLSPRPGRVSQIIEPEIDRSGDPERIHRDRHYLDTVEEIWQGLKQYVE, from the coding sequence ATGGGCGCGACCGCATTGCGAAATGGACCGTCGCCGGTTCCCGCACCGATCGATTCGATCGTCGAAGTGAGAGGAATTTCCAAGACCTACGGCAATGTCGAGGCGCTGCGCGGCATCGACCTCGATTTTCCCAGAGGCAAGCTGACCAGCCTTCTCGGACCCAGCGGTTGCGGAAAGACGACGCTGCTGAAGATCATAGCGGGGCTGATACGCGCCGATGGCGGCACGGTCGCGATCAACGGCAAGCACGTCACCGCACCCGGCCCCGAACGCGCTTTCGTGTTCCAGGATTTTGCGCTGATGCCGTGGGCGACCGTGATGCGCAACGTCGCCTTCGGACTGGAATTGCGCGGCACCAACAAGGCCGAGCGCGAGGCGATCGCCCGCCGCTACATCGCCGAGGTGGGGCTCGCCGGCTTCGAGGACAAATATCCGCATCAGCTGTCGGGCGGCATGCGCCAGCGTGTCGGCCTGGCGCGGGCGTTGTCGGTCGATGCCGACGTCCTGCTGCTCGATGAACCGTTTTCGGCGGTCGACGAGCAGAACCGGCGGAAGTTCCAGGAAGACCTGATCCGGCTGCGCACCAACCAGAACAAGACCTTCATCTTCGTGACCCATTCGATCGAGGAGGCGGTCTACATCTCCGACCGCATCGTCTTGCTGTCACCGAGACCCGGCCGGGTTTCGCAGATCATCGAGCCGGAAATCGATCGCTCCGGCGACCCCGAGCGCATCCATCGCGACAGGCACTATCTCGATACTGTCGAGGAGATCTGGCAGGGGTTGAAGCAGTATGTGGAGTGA
- a CDS encoding ABC transporter permease, whose protein sequence is MAVSIRTDGEAARLAPLSNRSATGASWDQPVLLRLVSIALFAGIWEVAGRIPVSFAFPTFSDTLVAFFGLLADGSLAAAYLSTLQPLVLGVVLSAFLGVGLGTICGLWRTGEWLVIPVFIVLQAAPVAAFIPMVTFVYGIGMTAKTLAVMILALPVIVLNTYKAVRNVNESLLVMCRSFLGTNWQTVAKIILPDASPVIFAGLRLGVAAGFVGVVLAELLITPTGIGDLITFHRSRADYAEMYATIASIIALSTLTLVFLQWVEVRVFRPESRGA, encoded by the coding sequence ATGGCCGTAAGCATCAGAACCGACGGCGAGGCTGCCCGCCTCGCTCCTCTTTCCAATCGCAGTGCAACGGGAGCATCTTGGGACCAGCCGGTCCTGCTCAGGCTGGTGTCGATAGCCCTGTTCGCGGGGATCTGGGAAGTGGCCGGGCGTATTCCCGTCAGCTTCGCCTTTCCGACTTTTTCAGACACCCTCGTCGCGTTCTTCGGGCTGCTCGCCGACGGCAGCCTGGCAGCTGCATATCTTTCGACGCTGCAGCCGCTGGTGCTTGGCGTTGTCCTGTCGGCGTTCCTGGGTGTCGGCCTCGGCACGATCTGTGGCCTGTGGCGCACCGGCGAATGGCTGGTGATCCCTGTGTTCATCGTGCTTCAGGCTGCACCTGTCGCCGCCTTCATTCCGATGGTGACCTTCGTCTACGGAATAGGCATGACCGCCAAGACGCTCGCCGTCATGATCCTGGCGCTGCCGGTCATCGTGCTCAACACCTACAAGGCCGTGCGCAACGTCAACGAGTCGCTGCTCGTCATGTGCCGATCGTTCCTGGGCACAAATTGGCAGACCGTCGCCAAGATCATTCTTCCGGACGCCAGCCCGGTGATTTTTGCCGGCTTGCGCCTCGGCGTCGCTGCCGGCTTCGTCGGCGTGGTGCTCGCCGAACTGCTGATTACCCCGACCGGCATCGGCGACCTCATAACCTTCCACCGCTCGCGCGCAGACTACGCCGAGATGTACGCAACAATCGCCTCGATCATTGCGCTTTCCACCCTGACGCTCGTCTTTCTGCAGTGGGTGGAAGTCCGCGTTTTCAGGCCCGAGAGCAGAGGTGCTTAG